One Streptomyces sp. RPA4-2 genomic window carries:
- a CDS encoding VOC family protein: protein MALAKLGVVVLDCPDPRALAEFYAEVLGGTVESEEGNAGDAGDAEDANWVDLVVPGGRSLAFQAAPGYVAPRWPAPEGSQQFHLDLTVDDLDAAEKGVLALGARPLDAEDRSRGWRVYADPAGHPFCLCAC from the coding sequence ATGGCTCTCGCCAAGCTCGGCGTCGTCGTCCTGGACTGTCCCGACCCGCGCGCGCTGGCCGAGTTCTACGCCGAGGTGCTGGGCGGCACCGTGGAATCCGAGGAAGGAAACGCGGGAGACGCAGGAGACGCAGAGGACGCGAACTGGGTGGATCTGGTGGTGCCCGGCGGACGGTCGCTGGCGTTCCAGGCCGCTCCCGGGTACGTAGCGCCGCGGTGGCCGGCGCCCGAGGGCTCGCAGCAGTTCCATCTGGACCTGACCGTCGACGACCTGGACGCGGCCGAGAAGGGCGTGCTCGCGCTCGGCGCGCGGCCGCTGGACGCGGAGGACCGCTCACGGGGCTGGCGGGTCTACGCCGACCCCGCGGGGCACCCGTTCTGCCTCTGCGCCTGCTGA
- a CDS encoding dipeptidase, producing the protein MADLQEELHPTPEVAELDRPAAWAEAGPESGTADLDVQESAPAAARDNAPDADPLERARSFLAGHPVADGYSGLPWALRHLPWYDLEVGESAVDTDVPRLREGHVGALFWSLHLPEGLAGDRAVGATLEQLDLVRTVVQAHPEGLRMAHTASEVNDARLCRRVAVLLGPAGAAALGDSLGILRALRTLGLRVLTLAGASWASQAGLTRFGEEVLREMNRLGVIADLSGTSDATIARTLAASKAPVLFTRSAARALRPHPANLSDDVLAGLGAAKGVCMVPLTAEQAGPTVRDVADHLDHVRAVAGPECVGVSGTYDSGAAHPQDLADASCYPNLIAELLARGWSEADLALLTWGNVQRIVRSADFTARAAQQRREPSTARIAELDG; encoded by the coding sequence ATGGCAGACCTGCAGGAAGAACTGCACCCCACCCCCGAGGTGGCGGAGCTCGACCGGCCCGCTGCCTGGGCGGAGGCCGGGCCGGAGTCCGGGACGGCGGACCTGGACGTCCAGGAGTCCGCGCCGGCCGCGGCGCGGGACAACGCCCCGGACGCCGATCCCCTGGAGCGGGCGCGCAGCTTCCTCGCCGGTCATCCCGTCGCCGACGGCTACAGCGGACTGCCCTGGGCGCTGCGACACCTGCCCTGGTACGACCTGGAGGTGGGCGAGAGCGCCGTGGACACGGATGTGCCGCGGCTGCGCGAGGGGCATGTCGGCGCGCTGTTCTGGTCGCTGCACCTGCCCGAGGGACTGGCCGGGGACCGGGCCGTCGGCGCCACCCTGGAACAGCTGGATCTGGTGCGCACCGTGGTCCAGGCCCACCCCGAGGGGCTGCGGATGGCGCACACCGCCTCCGAGGTCAACGACGCCCGGCTCTGCCGCCGGGTGGCCGTGCTGCTGGGCCCGGCCGGTGCCGCCGCGCTCGGCGACTCGCTCGGCATCCTGCGGGCCCTGCGCACCCTCGGCCTGCGGGTCCTCACCCTCGCGGGCGCCTCCTGGGCGAGTCAGGCGGGCCTGACCAGGTTCGGGGAGGAGGTGCTGCGCGAGATGAACCGGCTGGGCGTGATCGCCGACCTCTCCGGGACCTCGGACGCCACCATCGCCCGTACCCTGGCGGCCTCCAAGGCCCCGGTCCTGTTCACCCGTTCGGCGGCCCGCGCGCTCCGTCCCCACCCGGCGAACCTCTCCGACGACGTCCTTGCCGGACTGGGCGCGGCCAAGGGGGTGTGCATGGTTCCGCTCACCGCCGAGCAGGCGGGCCCGACCGTCCGGGACGTCGCCGACCACCTCGACCATGTCCGGGCCGTCGCGGGCCCGGAGTGCGTCGGCGTCTCGGGGACGTACGACTCCGGGGCCGCGCATCCACAGGACCTCGCCGACGCGTCCTGCTACCCGAACCTGATCGCCGAACTCCTGGCCCGCGGCTGGTCCGAGGCCGATCTCGCCCTGCTGACCTGGGGGAACGTCCAGCGCATCGTGCGCAGTGCGGACTTCACGGCGCGGGCGGCCCAGCAGCGCCGCGAGCCGTCCACGGCCAGGATCGCCGAACTGGACGGCTGA
- a CDS encoding AI-2E family transporter produces the protein MTDGSRRSHGRPGEPGTGPDAGRGSGRGGRRARYVVRGSRPVGGVGAVTRARTAGTAARRGGDRDSVTADVTSGLRVTAGYAWRLLVLGAAAYACFKILGRLQLVAVALFLALVVTSVLRPAANLLARWLPRGLATAVSLVGSVVVVLGLLALVGGLVAGESGRLGEEFAGGAGRIERWLEGSPFHVDHAALANLQDKATAYLSQHRSALLSSALSGAGRVLEVLAGGVLALFCSLFFIHSGERFWHWFQALLPERARDPWDRAGRAAWRTFAGYTRGIIIVAATNAVVVGIALFLLGVPLALPLMLLEFFAAFVPLVGSPVALAVATVVALASRGPVVALVVLALIVVVGQLEGHVLHPLVLSWAVRLHPVVVALSVIAGGVLAGVIGAVVAVPMVSVAWSVFGALRAPPAPPVPDPHATDKTHP, from the coding sequence GTGACCGACGGATCGCGCCGTTCGCACGGACGGCCGGGTGAGCCCGGCACGGGTCCGGACGCGGGCCGCGGCTCCGGTCGCGGCGGACGGCGGGCGCGGTACGTCGTACGGGGGAGCCGGCCCGTCGGCGGCGTGGGCGCGGTGACCCGGGCGCGTACGGCCGGGACGGCGGCGCGGCGCGGCGGGGACCGCGACAGCGTGACCGCGGACGTGACCAGCGGACTGCGGGTGACCGCCGGGTACGCCTGGCGGCTGCTCGTGCTGGGAGCGGCCGCGTACGCGTGCTTCAAGATCCTGGGACGGCTGCAACTGGTCGCCGTCGCGCTGTTCCTCGCGCTGGTGGTGACCTCGGTGCTGCGTCCGGCGGCCAATCTGCTGGCACGGTGGCTGCCCCGGGGTCTGGCGACCGCGGTGAGCCTGGTCGGGAGCGTGGTGGTCGTGCTCGGGCTGCTGGCCCTGGTCGGCGGTCTGGTCGCGGGGGAATCGGGGCGGCTGGGCGAGGAGTTCGCCGGGGGCGCCGGACGGATCGAACGGTGGCTGGAGGGATCTCCCTTCCACGTCGACCACGCGGCGCTGGCGAACCTTCAGGACAAGGCGACCGCGTACCTCTCACAGCACCGTTCCGCACTGCTCAGCAGCGCGCTCAGCGGCGCCGGGCGGGTGCTGGAGGTGCTGGCCGGCGGCGTGCTCGCGCTGTTCTGCTCGCTGTTCTTCATCCACTCCGGTGAGCGGTTCTGGCACTGGTTCCAGGCGCTGCTGCCCGAGCGCGCGCGGGACCCGTGGGACCGCGCGGGACGGGCGGCCTGGCGGACGTTCGCCGGGTACACCCGGGGCATCATCATCGTGGCCGCCACCAACGCCGTGGTGGTGGGCATCGCGTTGTTCCTGCTGGGCGTGCCGCTGGCGCTGCCGCTGATGCTGCTGGAGTTCTTCGCCGCGTTCGTCCCGCTGGTGGGCTCGCCCGTCGCGCTGGCCGTGGCCACGGTCGTCGCCCTCGCCTCACGGGGTCCGGTGGTCGCCCTCGTGGTGCTCGCCCTGATCGTGGTCGTCGGCCAGCTCGAGGGCCATGTGCTGCACCCGCTGGTACTCAGCTGGGCGGTCCGGCTGCACCCCGTGGTGGTGGCCCTCTCCGTCATCGCCGGCGGCGTCCTGGCCGGGGTGATCGGCGCGGTCGTCGCCGTACCGATGGTCTCGGTCGCGTGGTCCGTGTTCGGCGCGCTGCGCGCCCCGCCCGCCCCGCCCGTACCGGACCCGCACGCCACCGACAAAACACACCCATAG
- a CDS encoding CGNR zinc finger domain-containing protein: MNDRAPAPGGLALIQSLVNTLDLESGADRLDTAEGRAAFGLVAGGTEAARELRESLRAVCLAHADHPPHRPVTPLGELLAGAPLYLTVDGRDGGAGFAPAAPAVLSVSAALSAPATPSPAVNGSLTSRVAAAIAESLVDGTWARLKACEASTCHWAYYDRSPAGRGRWCSMSVCGARAKMRRYRAK; this comes from the coding sequence ATGAACGACCGTGCACCCGCACCTGGAGGACTGGCCCTGATCCAGTCCCTGGTGAACACCCTCGACCTCGAATCGGGCGCGGACCGGCTGGACACCGCCGAGGGCCGGGCCGCGTTCGGCCTCGTGGCGGGCGGCACCGAGGCGGCACGCGAACTGCGTGAGTCGCTGCGCGCGGTGTGCCTGGCGCACGCGGACCATCCACCGCACCGGCCCGTCACGCCGCTCGGCGAACTGCTGGCCGGCGCGCCCCTGTACCTCACGGTCGACGGACGGGACGGCGGCGCGGGCTTCGCTCCGGCCGCCCCCGCCGTCCTTTCGGTATCGGCCGCCCTTTCGGCCCCCGCCACCCCGTCGCCCGCCGTGAACGGGTCCCTCACCTCCCGCGTCGCCGCCGCCATCGCGGAGTCACTCGTCGACGGCACCTGGGCCCGGCTGAAGGCCTGCGAGGCGTCGACCTGCCACTGGGCGTACTACGACCGCTCCCCGGCCGGCCGCGGCCGCTGGTGCTCGATGTCGGTCTGCGGGGCGCGTGCCAAGATGCGCCGCTACCGCGCGAAGTAG
- a CDS encoding dipeptidase: MAPLDEARDLLREFPVVDGHNDLPWALREQVRYDLGARDIAADQSAHLHTDLARLRAGGVGAQYWSVYVRSDLPDPLTMTLEQIDCVRQLIDRHPADLRAALTAADMTAARAEGRIASLMGAEGGHSIDNSLGALRGLYALGVRYMTLTHNDNTAWADSATDAPAVGGLSAFGREVVREMNREGMLVDLSHVAATTMRDALDTSAAPVIFSHSSSRAVCDHPRNIPDDVLERLPANGGVAMVTFVPKFVLQAAVDWTAAADENMRAHGLHHLDTTPEGMKVHRAFEETNPRPVATVSTVADHLDHMREVAGVDHLGIGGDYDGTAFTPEGLDDVSGYPNLIAELFARGWSRADLAKLTWQNAVRVLGAAEDVARGLRATRGPSNATLRQLDG, encoded by the coding sequence ATGGCACCCCTCGACGAAGCCCGGGACCTCCTGCGGGAGTTCCCCGTGGTCGACGGTCACAACGACCTCCCCTGGGCACTGCGCGAGCAGGTCCGCTACGACCTCGGCGCCCGTGACATCGCCGCCGACCAGAGCGCCCATCTGCACACCGACCTGGCACGCCTGCGCGCCGGCGGCGTCGGCGCGCAGTACTGGTCGGTGTACGTCCGCTCGGACCTGCCCGACCCGCTCACCATGACACTCGAACAGATCGACTGCGTACGGCAGTTGATCGACCGTCACCCGGCCGACCTGCGCGCCGCGCTGACGGCGGCGGACATGACGGCGGCGCGGGCGGAGGGCCGGATCGCCTCGCTCATGGGCGCGGAGGGCGGTCACTCCATCGACAACTCCCTCGGCGCGCTGCGGGGGTTGTACGCGCTGGGCGTGCGCTACATGACGCTCACCCACAACGACAACACCGCGTGGGCGGACTCGGCCACGGACGCCCCGGCCGTCGGCGGTCTGTCGGCCTTCGGCCGCGAGGTCGTCCGGGAGATGAACCGCGAGGGCATGCTGGTCGACCTCTCGCACGTCGCGGCGACGACCATGCGGGACGCGCTGGACACCTCCGCCGCCCCGGTGATCTTCTCGCACTCCTCCTCGCGCGCGGTCTGCGACCACCCGCGCAACATCCCGGACGACGTCCTGGAGCGGCTGCCCGCCAACGGGGGAGTGGCGATGGTGACGTTCGTACCGAAGTTCGTCCTGCAGGCCGCGGTCGACTGGACGGCCGCGGCCGACGAGAACATGCGCGCGCACGGCCTCCACCACCTCGACACCACCCCCGAGGGAATGAAGGTCCACCGTGCCTTCGAGGAGACCAACCCGCGGCCCGTCGCCACGGTGTCGACGGTGGCGGACCATCTCGACCACATGCGCGAGGTCGCGGGCGTCGACCACCTCGGCATCGGCGGCGACTACGACGGCACGGCGTTCACGCCCGAGGGCCTCGACGACGTCTCCGGCTATCCGAACCTGATCGCGGAGCTGTTCGCCCGTGGCTGGTCCCGCGCCGACCTCGCCAAGCTGACCTGGCAGAACGCGGTACGGGTGCTGGGCGCGGCCGAGGACGTGGCCCGCGGCCTGCGGGCGACACGCGGCCCGTCGAACGCGACGCTCCGACAGCTGGACGGCTGA